One Qiania dongpingensis genomic window carries:
- a CDS encoding pyridoxal phosphate-dependent aminotransferase, whose product MLSKIAQNITPSATCELEGVVSDMKAAGVDVIGLNAGEPDFDTPENIRDACKKALDEGKTRYINVPGIPALRKAICEKLKRDNGVEYTPAQICVSTGAKQALNNAIMAVVNAGDEVIIPMPGWVSYVEIVKLVGAVPVCVDTKEDFQLDLDAIEKAITPKTAAIMINTPNNPTGAVYTRESLEKLAELAIKHDFYIVSDEVYEKLIYNGKKHECVASFSEGAYNHTVIINGMSKAFAMTGWRCGYTAAPADIAAGISAIQGHTTSNSTTFVQWASLEALEKNDGTIKEMVGEYAKRKDYTYGRLTGMEGITCANVDGAFYLLPDVSYYFGKKYDGKEIKDSFDFCSYILEKAHVAIVPGGAFNAPNCVRIAYTNSMPKIQEGLDRLEKALKELN is encoded by the coding sequence ATGTTAAGTAAAATTGCTCAGAATATCACCCCGTCCGCGACCTGTGAGCTGGAAGGCGTTGTATCCGATATGAAGGCGGCAGGTGTCGACGTCATCGGACTGAATGCCGGAGAGCCGGACTTTGATACTCCCGAAAATATCCGGGATGCCTGCAAAAAGGCGCTGGACGAAGGAAAGACAAGATATATCAACGTACCTGGTATCCCTGCCCTTAGAAAGGCGATTTGTGAGAAATTAAAAAGAGACAATGGCGTTGAGTACACTCCCGCCCAGATTTGTGTATCCACAGGTGCGAAACAGGCGCTTAATAATGCCATTATGGCCGTGGTGAACGCAGGCGACGAGGTAATCATTCCCATGCCCGGTTGGGTAAGCTATGTAGAAATCGTGAAACTGGTTGGAGCAGTTCCTGTGTGTGTAGACACAAAGGAAGATTTCCAGCTGGATTTAGATGCAATTGAAAAAGCAATCACCCCCAAAACAGCAGCTATCATGATCAATACGCCGAATAATCCCACAGGCGCTGTCTATACGAGAGAGAGCCTGGAGAAATTAGCGGAATTGGCCATTAAACACGATTTCTATATCGTTTCAGATGAGGTTTATGAGAAACTTATCTATAACGGGAAAAAGCATGAGTGTGTGGCTTCCTTCTCAGAAGGCGCATACAATCATACGGTCATCATCAACGGCATGTCCAAAGCGTTTGCAATGACTGGGTGGAGATGCGGATACACGGCGGCGCCGGCAGATATTGCGGCAGGCATCAGCGCGATCCAGGGCCATACGACCTCCAACAGCACCACCTTCGTACAGTGGGCTTCTCTGGAAGCTCTGGAAAAGAATGACGGGACCATCAAGGAAATGGTGGGAGAATATGCCAAGAGGAAGGATTACACCTATGGCAGGCTGACCGGCATGGAAGGAATCACCTGTGCAAATGTGGACGGCGCTTTCTATCTGCTTCCCGATGTAAGCTATTATTTCGGAAAGAAATATGACGGCAAGGAGATCAAGGATTCCTTTGACTTCTGCAGCTATATCCTGGAAAAAGCCCACGTGGCCATCGTGCCTGGCGGCGCTTTCAACGCGCCCAACTGTGTGAGGATCGCGTATACCAATTCTATGCCTAAGATTCAGGAGGGCCTTGACAGGCTGGAGAAAGCTTTGAAAGAACTGAATTAA
- the cuyB gene encoding cysteate racemase, whose protein sequence is MKKTIGIVGGMGPLATCDLFRKIVEITDAGSDQEHVRVCIDSNTEISDRTAAILSGGKNPVPEMVKSSVRLQGMGADVLIMPCNTAHYFYDQITPYVDVPFLNMLEETAREIKRRGIRTVGLLATDGTVQSGVYKKAFDAEGIRMLLPSPENQKHVMDVIYKGVKAGNMSIDLTGFYGTMEALFESGAEVLVLGCTELPVAFDLFHIEKPNIDPTLVLAAAAVRFTGAKVKEEIGY, encoded by the coding sequence ATGAAGAAGACCATTGGCATTGTAGGCGGCATGGGCCCTTTGGCTACATGCGACCTGTTTCGGAAAATCGTGGAGATTACCGACGCGGGCAGCGACCAGGAGCATGTACGTGTATGTATTGACAGCAATACAGAAATCTCTGACAGGACGGCGGCCATATTGAGCGGAGGAAAAAATCCTGTGCCCGAAATGGTGAAAAGTTCCGTCAGGCTTCAGGGAATGGGAGCGGATGTGCTCATCATGCCCTGTAATACGGCCCATTATTTTTACGATCAGATTACTCCTTATGTGGACGTACCGTTTCTCAATATGCTGGAGGAGACTGCCAGAGAGATCAAAAGACGGGGTATCCGGACGGTAGGGCTTTTAGCCACTGACGGCACCGTTCAGTCGGGGGTCTACAAAAAGGCGTTTGACGCCGAGGGGATTCGGATGCTGCTGCCTTCTCCCGAAAATCAGAAGCACGTCATGGATGTGATCTATAAAGGCGTAAAAGCCGGGAACATGTCCATTGATTTGACAGGTTTTTACGGAACCATGGAAGCGCTGTTTGAAAGCGGTGCGGAAGTGCTTGTCCTGGGCTGTACGGAGCTTCCGGTTGCCTTTGACCTGTTCCATATCGAGAAGCCCAACATTGACCCTACCCTTGTCCTGGCGGCGGCGGCGGTACGTTTCACTGGGGCGAAGGTAAAAGAAGAGATAGGATATTAA
- a CDS encoding 4Fe-4S dicluster domain-containing protein, protein MAVYIDKELCKSCKICINICPKDVFEITHHVNKKGYNYVEAAREEACIQCGQCETSCPDFVIHIEKDEK, encoded by the coding sequence ATGGCGGTATATATTGATAAGGAGCTTTGCAAAAGCTGCAAGATCTGCATAAATATCTGTCCCAAGGATGTGTTTGAGATTACACATCATGTGAACAAAAAGGGATATAACTACGTGGAAGCTGCCAGAGAAGAGGCATGTATCCAGTGCGGCCAGTGCGAAACGTCCTGTCCGGATTTTGTCATCCATATTGAAAAGGATGAAAAATAA
- the sucD gene encoding succinate--CoA ligase subunit alpha produces MSILINKDSKVLVQAITGKSGSLQTKVMLEAGTNIVAGVTPGKSGQEVYGVPVYDYIAEAKAEHDFDTVISFVPPAFAKDSCFEAIDAGIKVLVLTTEEIALHDVVEIIAYAKAHDTILVGPGCAGVIAPGVCKVGAHPIRFFKKGHVGVVSKSGALSYEIGKTLTDAGIGQSSVVAIGGGPIWGFTQADAVALYDKDPDTDVIVLLGEIGGGSEEDAAAYIKANVKKPVVSLIVGRNAPQGKSLGHAGAIVSGNVGTAKTKIAALEDAGVHVVKNPVEMVETIRSLMDTERM; encoded by the coding sequence ATGTCTATATTGATCAATAAGGATTCAAAGGTCCTGGTACAGGCAATTACGGGAAAATCCGGTTCCCTGCAGACCAAGGTCATGCTGGAGGCCGGAACGAATATCGTGGCCGGCGTTACTCCCGGAAAGAGCGGACAGGAGGTATATGGCGTTCCCGTATACGATTACATAGCGGAAGCGAAGGCAGAGCATGATTTTGATACGGTCATCAGCTTTGTTCCTCCTGCATTTGCAAAGGATTCCTGCTTTGAGGCAATTGACGCGGGCATAAAGGTGCTGGTTCTGACCACAGAGGAGATTGCTCTCCACGATGTGGTGGAGATCATCGCCTATGCAAAGGCCCATGATACCATCCTGGTGGGACCCGGCTGCGCCGGTGTGATCGCCCCGGGCGTATGTAAAGTGGGAGCTCATCCTATTCGGTTCTTTAAGAAAGGACATGTCGGCGTAGTATCTAAGAGCGGCGCTTTGTCTTATGAGATCGGAAAGACCCTTACGGATGCGGGAATCGGTCAGTCCAGCGTTGTCGCCATCGGCGGCGGCCCGATCTGGGGATTCACACAGGCGGATGCCGTGGCGCTGTATGACAAGGATCCGGATACGGATGTGATCGTGCTCTTAGGCGAGATCGGCGGCGGTTCTGAAGAGGATGCGGCCGCATATATCAAAGCGAACGTGAAGAAGCCTGTAGTATCTCTGATCGTGGGACGGAACGCCCCTCAGGGCAAGAGCCTTGGCCATGCCGGCGCTATTGTCAGCGGAAACGTTGGTACGGCAAAGACAAAGATCGCGGCTTTGGAAGATGCCGGCGTACATGTGGTGAAAAACCCTGTGGAAATGGTGGAGACCATTCGCTCATTGATGGATACAGAACGTATGTGA
- a CDS encoding ATP-grasp domain-containing protein — MNLFEYEGKQMMREYGIPVPESHLITAEDAPAPMAYPFVLKAQVMTGGRGKAGGVKVCENEADYKKYAHDILNMEIKGHKVHGLLAEQMMKAEKELYLSITLQGVAKPTLIASRMGGMDIEAVSRDNPEEIVKMEIDPFTGLKGYQLKYLAKKLQVEDKKDLFAMVSKVQDAFFKAGAMLVEINPLGLVDGKLVAMDSKFVIDGHARHMQAKMDELEAARQELHAYETPFKEETTITYVPLDGDLGLISDGAGTGMLTLDLLNDAGGHVASFCELGGMTTEEVMYRAMDLTLTGHPEIKGVIIVLIGGFNRMDNMALGITKYVKEHNVKIPIYTRMCGTMEEVGLETMKQAGMPTYNILTDTVKEFVHEVEGV, encoded by the coding sequence ATGAATTTATTCGAATATGAAGGCAAGCAGATGATGCGGGAATATGGGATTCCCGTGCCGGAAAGCCACCTGATTACCGCAGAGGATGCACCTGCTCCCATGGCTTATCCTTTCGTACTGAAGGCTCAGGTCATGACTGGCGGCAGAGGCAAGGCCGGCGGCGTAAAAGTCTGCGAGAACGAAGCGGATTATAAAAAATATGCCCATGATATCCTGAATATGGAGATTAAAGGACATAAGGTGCACGGCCTTTTGGCGGAACAGATGATGAAAGCCGAGAAAGAGCTTTATCTTTCCATCACCCTTCAGGGTGTAGCGAAGCCTACGCTGATCGCCAGCCGTATGGGCGGCATGGATATTGAGGCGGTCTCCAGGGATAATCCTGAGGAGATCGTGAAGATGGAGATTGACCCTTTTACAGGGCTTAAGGGCTATCAGCTCAAATATCTGGCAAAGAAGCTTCAGGTGGAGGACAAAAAAGATTTGTTCGCCATGGTGTCCAAGGTTCAGGATGCTTTTTTCAAGGCCGGCGCGATGCTGGTGGAGATCAATCCTCTGGGCCTGGTGGACGGCAAACTGGTAGCGATGGATTCAAAGTTTGTCATTGACGGCCATGCGCGCCATATGCAGGCAAAGATGGATGAGCTGGAAGCGGCAAGACAGGAACTCCATGCGTATGAGACTCCTTTTAAGGAGGAGACTACGATCACGTATGTTCCTCTTGACGGAGATCTGGGCCTGATTTCCGACGGAGCAGGCACAGGCATGCTGACACTGGATCTTCTGAACGACGCAGGCGGGCATGTGGCCAGCTTCTGTGAGCTGGGCGGCATGACCACCGAAGAAGTTATGTACCGCGCTATGGATCTGACTCTGACCGGACATCCGGAGATCAAAGGCGTGATCATCGTCCTGATCGGCGGATTCAACCGTATGGACAATATGGCCCTCGGAATCACGAAATATGTGAAAGAGCATAATGTGAAGATTCCTATTTATACGAGAATGTGCGGAACGATGGAAGAGGTGGGCCTTGAGACCATGAAGCAGGCAGGTATGCCTACTTATAATATCCTGACTGACACCGTTAAAGAATTTGTGCATGAAGTAGAGGGGGTGTAG
- a CDS encoding 2-oxoacid:acceptor oxidoreductase family protein produces MVTYPQRITLCGFGGQGIILSAVILGTTAVTKGDLYAVQTQSYGSEARGGQCQSELIIDKKAINSPVAEKKNLLVAMFQTAYEKYIPTLEDDGVLVIDPGLVTKITRPIKTTFEVPATQIAVDLGNRMAANMVMLGFLSESLGIIKREDLLDVVKDTVNPRFVELNFKAVEAGIAYAKEHDLYHK; encoded by the coding sequence ATGGTTACATATCCGCAGAGAATTACCTTATGTGGCTTTGGTGGACAGGGAATCATTTTGTCCGCAGTTATTTTAGGGACGACCGCCGTGACAAAGGGCGATTTATATGCAGTACAGACTCAGTCCTATGGTTCTGAGGCCCGTGGCGGCCAGTGCCAGTCTGAGCTGATCATCGACAAGAAGGCCATCAATTCTCCTGTTGCAGAAAAGAAGAACCTTTTGGTTGCCATGTTCCAGACCGCGTATGAGAAATATATTCCTACTCTGGAGGATGACGGCGTTCTCGTGATCGATCCTGGCCTGGTGACAAAGATCACACGCCCTATTAAGACTACATTTGAAGTTCCCGCTACGCAGATCGCAGTGGATTTGGGAAATCGTATGGCGGCGAACATGGTCATGTTAGGATTCCTGAGTGAGTCATTGGGCATCATCAAGAGGGAAGACCTCCTGGATGTTGTGAAAGATACTGTAAACCCCAGATTTGTAGAGCTCAACTTCAAGGCAGTGGAAGCGGGCATCGCTTATGCCAAGGAGCACGATCTTTACCATAAATAA
- a CDS encoding thiamine pyrophosphate-dependent enzyme, with protein MSELKINPRRKYLRPEKLPHFFCSGCGCGQALNYYMQALEELDMDPRYMIHIAGVGCTARVPVYIKTDMFHGVHGRTLAWATGVKMMQPDTPVVIFAGDGDIASIGGNHLIHAARRNLDVTVVMVNNMNFAMTGGQVAPTTPEKARTMTTPYGSAEPRFDVCALAQAAGATHVERWTTAQPAQCKKAMERALQHKGFSLIEIVSQCPTHFGRYALKTGDPNAVIAWIKEHTYTDAQAKKMSPEELEGKLRCGQYICVEKPIYEGTNELM; from the coding sequence ATGAGTGAGCTGAAGATCAATCCCAGAAGAAAATATTTAAGACCGGAAAAGCTTCCGCACTTTTTCTGCTCCGGCTGCGGCTGCGGCCAGGCGCTGAATTATTATATGCAGGCTCTGGAAGAGCTGGATATGGACCCCCGGTACATGATACATATAGCAGGTGTCGGCTGTACGGCCAGAGTGCCCGTATATATTAAGACGGATATGTTCCATGGCGTTCATGGAAGGACTCTTGCATGGGCAACCGGCGTGAAGATGATGCAGCCGGATACTCCCGTGGTCATTTTCGCAGGCGACGGCGATATTGCGTCCATCGGCGGCAACCATCTGATCCATGCAGCCAGAAGAAACCTGGATGTGACTGTAGTGATGGTCAATAACATGAACTTTGCCATGACCGGCGGCCAGGTGGCTCCTACCACTCCGGAAAAGGCACGTACCATGACGACTCCTTATGGCAGCGCGGAACCCAGATTTGACGTATGCGCGCTTGCCCAGGCAGCAGGCGCCACCCATGTGGAACGCTGGACGACGGCACAGCCTGCCCAGTGTAAAAAAGCAATGGAACGCGCGCTGCAGCACAAAGGCTTCTCTTTGATCGAGATTGTTTCCCAGTGCCCGACCCACTTCGGCCGATACGCACTGAAGACCGGCGACCCCAATGCTGTCATCGCCTGGATCAAAGAGCATACCTATACTGATGCGCAGGCGAAGAAGATGTCTCCGGAGGAACTGGAAGGCAAGCTTCGCTGCGGCCAATATATCTGCGTTGAGAAGCCTATCTATGAAGGCACCAACGAATTAATGTAA
- a CDS encoding 2-oxoacid:acceptor oxidoreductase subunit alpha, which translates to MPIVKASKDRVKTGVHFMLGNYALVEGAISAGCNFFGGYPITPANEISERMSQRLPEVGGKFVQGEDELFSIFACTGASLAGGKVMTATASAGFNYMQEGLGYAYTIEAPLVVADVQRCRGENYASQADVYQMRYGASGDYEAIVVCPSSVQELYDYTIWAFNLAEEYRNPVVVMSETTIALMRERLDIPEASQIDLFNRNYTTLSPEEYQPFAAPEFGCPDAAPLGKGYQTIYSLNPHDEKGSIDWDPDVFDKLYKRICGKVRENADKICRTESFMMDDAEYAIIAYGSEVRPSIEAAEMARESGIKVGVLKLCNVWPVPEKAIAEVSKNVSKIFAVEMNMGKYVNEITRVAAGRCEVIPVTKNLGLVHTGYEILEDIKKGVK; encoded by the coding sequence ATGCCAATCGTAAAAGCATCAAAGGATCGTGTAAAAACCGGCGTGCATTTCATGCTGGGGAATTACGCACTTGTGGAAGGCGCCATCAGTGCCGGATGTAATTTCTTTGGCGGGTATCCCATCACACCTGCTAATGAAATCTCTGAGAGGATGTCACAGAGGCTGCCGGAAGTAGGAGGTAAGTTTGTACAAGGTGAAGATGAGCTTTTCTCTATCTTTGCGTGTACAGGTGCTTCTCTGGCAGGCGGCAAGGTCATGACCGCTACCGCAAGCGCAGGCTTCAACTACATGCAGGAGGGACTTGGGTATGCTTATACCATAGAAGCTCCTCTGGTGGTTGCGGACGTTCAGAGGTGCCGTGGTGAGAACTATGCCAGCCAGGCGGACGTATATCAGATGAGATACGGCGCCAGCGGCGATTATGAAGCCATCGTAGTATGTCCTTCTTCCGTTCAGGAGCTTTATGATTATACGATCTGGGCTTTCAACCTGGCAGAAGAGTACCGCAATCCGGTTGTAGTGATGTCCGAGACGACGATCGCTCTGATGAGAGAACGTCTCGATATTCCCGAAGCTTCTCAGATTGACTTATTTAATAGAAACTACACGACTCTTTCTCCGGAAGAATATCAGCCTTTTGCGGCTCCTGAATTTGGATGCCCTGATGCTGCGCCTTTAGGAAAAGGATATCAGACCATCTATTCCCTGAACCCTCATGATGAAAAGGGAAGCATCGATTGGGATCCTGATGTATTTGATAAGCTGTATAAGAGAATCTGCGGCAAGGTCCGTGAAAACGCGGATAAAATCTGCCGTACTGAGAGCTTCATGATGGACGACGCAGAATATGCGATCATTGCATATGGCAGTGAGGTACGTCCTTCTATCGAAGCTGCCGAGATGGCAAGAGAGAGCGGTATCAAAGTTGGCGTTCTTAAGCTCTGCAATGTATGGCCGGTTCCGGAAAAAGCTATCGCAGAAGTGTCAAAAAATGTATCAAAGATTTTTGCGGTCGAGATGAACATGGGCAAATATGTCAATGAGATCACACGGGTTGCAGCAGGCCGCTGTGAAGTGATTCCCGTAACCAAGAATTTGGGCTTGGTACATACCGGATACGAGATTCTCGAAGATATTAAGAAGGGGGTTAAATAA
- a CDS encoding cation:proton antiporter — MMLLSMIENDSVRVILSLAIMVSAGLIFTAVTRRIHLPDVTGYILAGVAIGPYALHLIPDGIADHMGFVADVALAFIAFGVGRYFKWSVLKKNGKKVVIITAMEALMAGLVITLAMLYIFHLSLPFSLLLGAIGSATAPASTIMTIRQYKAKGEFVNTILQVVALDDAVALLAFSACTAVVSASEGNGAGVWFVLKPILLNIGALALGAFFGLVLHWLVDREKNRERRIILLIGLVLILTGFCSSFDISPLLSCMVMGTVYINVGGSKKTFTQLNHFTPAVFLLFFVNSGMRLNVPMLKTAGIIGVSYFFIRIVGKYIGAYLGARFTGAAAEIRRYLGLALIPQAGVSIGLSVLAERMLPEKLGMLLSTIILSSSILYELTGPACAKASLFLAGAIPGRRKGTGRETLPDTEGKKTEEK; from the coding sequence ATGATGTTGCTCAGCATGATTGAAAATGATTCTGTGCGCGTGATTCTTTCTTTGGCGATTATGGTATCTGCGGGGTTGATATTCACAGCCGTTACAAGAAGGATCCATTTACCAGATGTGACCGGTTACATCCTGGCGGGGGTGGCGATCGGACCATATGCGCTCCATCTGATACCAGATGGGATTGCAGATCATATGGGATTCGTCGCAGATGTGGCACTGGCTTTTATCGCATTCGGGGTGGGACGGTATTTTAAGTGGTCGGTGCTGAAGAAAAACGGAAAAAAAGTGGTGATAATCACTGCGATGGAAGCGCTGATGGCGGGACTTGTCATTACGCTCGCCATGCTCTATATTTTTCATCTGTCTCTTCCTTTTTCTCTTCTCTTGGGGGCGATCGGATCGGCCACGGCTCCTGCTTCTACGATCATGACCATACGGCAGTATAAGGCAAAGGGAGAATTTGTGAATACGATACTCCAGGTGGTAGCGCTGGATGATGCGGTGGCTCTTTTGGCGTTCAGCGCATGTACGGCTGTTGTGAGTGCTTCGGAGGGGAACGGAGCGGGCGTATGGTTTGTACTGAAACCCATCCTGCTCAATATTGGGGCGTTGGCTCTGGGAGCATTTTTCGGTCTGGTCCTTCATTGGCTGGTGGACAGAGAGAAGAACCGGGAGCGGAGGATTATCCTGCTTATCGGTCTGGTGCTTATACTGACCGGCTTCTGTTCTTCCTTTGATATTTCGCCGCTTCTATCCTGTATGGTGATGGGAACGGTATATATCAATGTGGGCGGCTCAAAAAAGACTTTTACTCAGCTGAACCATTTCACTCCCGCGGTCTTCCTTTTGTTCTTTGTGAATTCGGGGATGCGGCTGAATGTGCCGATGTTAAAGACAGCCGGGATTATAGGAGTAAGCTATTTTTTCATCAGGATAGTCGGAAAGTACATAGGAGCGTATCTGGGAGCGCGGTTCACAGGGGCGGCGGCGGAGATCCGGCGTTATCTGGGGCTGGCCCTGATACCGCAGGCCGGGGTGTCCATCGGACTTTCTGTGCTGGCAGAACGTATGCTGCCTGAAAAGCTTGGGATGCTGTTATCTACGATTATTTTATCTTCCAGTATTCTTTATGAGCTGACGGGTCCGGCCTGTGCGAAAGCCAGTTTGTTCCTTGCGGGAGCGATACCGGGCAGGAGAAAAGGGACGGGCAGGGAAACGCTGCCGGATACTGAGGGTAAAAAAACAGAAGAGAAGTGA
- a CDS encoding LysR family transcriptional regulator, producing the protein MLDSKVYTLLKVAETGSFTAAARELSLTQPAVSHHIRTLEKDYTVTIFKKDKKSLIMTAEGEILLKYAKRMAAIDQDVRRSIEDSWKQSTHLTIGITQTAGENMMPRVIARYCDDHPETHIKIHTDTINNLYRKMALYELDLAFVEGILPNNRFPSVLLDTDYLCLAVSLEHPFAKRQEIRLEEIKDEKLILRPQTAGTRMLFENFLWSQRESIQNFNIVMELDNLAMTKELVAQNFGVSIIARSACREDIRQGRLAVLPIENGSMVREIHMIYQPDFSHMQILEDFQRIYNTLY; encoded by the coding sequence ATGTTAGATTCTAAAGTATATACCCTTTTAAAAGTAGCGGAAACCGGAAGTTTTACGGCCGCCGCCAGGGAATTATCCCTGACCCAGCCAGCTGTCAGCCATCACATCCGGACACTGGAGAAGGATTATACGGTCACCATTTTCAAGAAGGACAAAAAGTCCCTGATCATGACAGCGGAGGGAGAAATCCTTTTAAAATATGCCAAACGCATGGCAGCCATCGATCAGGATGTACGCCGTTCCATTGAAGACAGCTGGAAACAAAGCACCCATCTCACCATCGGCATCACTCAGACCGCCGGGGAGAATATGATGCCCCGGGTAATAGCCCGGTACTGCGACGATCATCCGGAAACACATATAAAAATTCATACAGACACTATAAATAATCTTTATCGCAAAATGGCTCTCTATGAACTGGATCTCGCCTTTGTGGAAGGCATTCTGCCCAACAACCGATTTCCTTCTGTCCTTCTGGACACCGATTATCTGTGCTTGGCCGTGTCCCTGGAGCATCCGTTTGCCAAGCGCCAGGAAATCCGATTGGAAGAAATCAAGGATGAGAAGCTGATCCTCCGTCCCCAGACTGCCGGGACCAGGATGCTTTTTGAGAATTTTCTATGGAGTCAAAGAGAGTCCATCCAAAATTTCAACATCGTCATGGAATTGGACAATCTGGCCATGACTAAAGAACTGGTGGCTCAGAATTTCGGCGTATCCATCATCGCCCGGTCCGCCTGCCGCGAGGATATCCGTCAGGGCCGCCTGGCAGTCCTTCCCATTGAAAACGGCAGCATGGTCCGGGAAATCCATATGATATATCAGCCGGACTTTTCTCATATGCAGATCCTGGAGGATTTTCAGCGCATCTACAATACATTATACTAA
- a CDS encoding phosphoenolpyruvate carboxykinase (ATP), which yields MATKAYYPISEIGKGKVGFSKTRAIVEAAFYGNNVVKVNTLKEAYKLAKNSPGTIVTDMPVYRAEEIGLDSDAKVLLFNDGAITGRYAAARRIAGEPGVDCEALDKVAMDAVYDSRWKKMYHAEVYVGLDPEFMVKAHLLLPEGEENIMYSWMLNFQYMSDEYVKMYKNSKAVGDGKEADIYIFSDPQWSPVDHPGVNFDCLSDPAKKTLCYFNTDTNCACILGMRYFGEHKKGTLTMAWAIANRNGYASCHGGQKEYTLADGSKYVASVFGLSGSGKSTLTHAKHDGKYGVTVLHDDAFIINTDTCASVALEPAYFDKTADYPTGCPDNKYLLTVQNCSATLDEDGKIQLVTEDIRNGNGRAIKSKLWSPNRVDKVDSPVNSIFWIMKDPTIPPVVKLKGSALASVMGATLATKRSSAERLAPGVDPNKLVVVPYANPFRTYPLVNDYEKFKKLVEEKNVDCYIINTGDFMGKKVQPKDTIGILEKIVEGKAEFKKWGPFSDIEIMDWEGFVPDLNDADYLAQLKARMQDRVNEVSAFATEKGGYDALPEEALEALKKVVSELN from the coding sequence ATGGCAACAAAAGCATATTATCCTATTTCTGAAATTGGCAAGGGTAAAGTTGGTTTTTCCAAAACCCGTGCTATCGTTGAAGCCGCATTTTACGGCAACAACGTAGTAAAGGTAAATACCCTGAAAGAGGCTTACAAGCTGGCTAAGAATTCACCTGGAACCATTGTGACAGACATGCCGGTATATAGAGCAGAAGAAATCGGCCTTGACAGTGACGCCAAAGTTCTTTTATTCAACGATGGCGCAATCACAGGGCGTTACGCAGCGGCACGCCGGATCGCAGGCGAGCCTGGAGTAGACTGTGAAGCACTTGATAAGGTGGCGATGGACGCTGTCTACGATTCCCGGTGGAAAAAAATGTACCATGCAGAGGTATATGTAGGACTCGATCCTGAATTCATGGTAAAAGCACATCTTCTGCTTCCCGAAGGAGAAGAGAACATCATGTATTCCTGGATGTTAAACTTCCAGTACATGTCAGATGAGTACGTAAAGATGTATAAGAACTCCAAAGCAGTAGGAGACGGAAAAGAAGCTGATATCTATATCTTCTCCGATCCCCAGTGGAGCCCCGTGGACCATCCCGGCGTAAACTTTGACTGCTTGAGCGATCCCGCAAAGAAAACTCTTTGCTACTTCAATACAGATACCAACTGTGCGTGCATCCTGGGTATGAGATACTTCGGCGAGCACAAGAAGGGTACTCTGACCATGGCATGGGCTATCGCGAACCGCAATGGATACGCTTCCTGCCACGGCGGACAGAAGGAATATACACTGGCGGACGGCAGCAAGTATGTAGCTTCTGTATTCGGCCTGTCAGGTTCCGGAAAATCCACTCTGACTCATGCAAAGCATGACGGAAAATACGGTGTTACCGTGCTTCATGACGATGCGTTCATCATCAATACCGATACCTGCGCGTCTGTAGCTCTGGAGCCCGCTTATTTTGACAAGACTGCTGATTATCCTACCGGCTGCCCTGACAATAAATATCTGCTGACAGTTCAGAACTGCTCCGCAACTCTGGATGAGGACGGCAAGATTCAGCTGGTGACAGAAGATATCCGTAACGGCAACGGACGTGCCATCAAGTCCAAACTGTGGTCTCCGAACCGTGTGGACAAGGTGGATTCTCCTGTGAATTCCATCTTCTGGATTATGAAAGATCCCACCATTCCGCCGGTAGTAAAGCTGAAAGGTTCCGCTCTGGCTTCCGTAATGGGCGCAACTCTGGCGACAAAGAGATCTTCTGCAGAGAGACTGGCTCCCGGCGTAGATCCCAACAAGCTGGTCGTAGTTCCTTATGCGAATCCCTTCAGGACCTATCCTCTGGTAAACGACTATGAGAAGTTCAAGAAGCTGGTTGAAGAGAAGAATGTAGACTGCTACATTATCAACACCGGTGATTTCATGGGCAAGAAAGTACAGCCCAAGGATACGATCGGCATTCTGGAGAAGATTGTAGAAGGCAAAGCAGAATTCAAGAAATGGGGACCTTTCTCTGATATTGAGATCATGGATTGGGAAGGCTTTGTTCCGGACCTGAATGATGCCGATTACCTGGCACAGTTGAAAGCGCGTATGCAGGATCGTGTAAACGAAGTTTCCGCATTTGCTACAGAGAAGGGCGGATACGACGCACTTCCTGAAGAAGCTCTGGAAGCTCTGAAGAAGGTAGTCAGCGAGCTTAACTGA